The following are from one region of the Cryptococcus deuterogattii R265 chromosome 8, complete sequence genome:
- a CDS encoding WD repeat-containing protein: MDEETAYELERQRTIAENRALLDSLGLDPLSASSPFGSSPAPVSNKTKPKPKAAPKKRKAPVIAADEGPRRRSGRIAGLEADGDALKAKVEEEEKEREILRVVNRKEREKVMDVGKMVEDTPEDEIKDMETYLQSIAELSNPRTYPSETVSAQEAYADSDTVPSEVQRLKDAFKDMSLKGNTKVTSERVFSMCVHPEKTKTLVLVGDKYGQLGIWDALGPPMEKPENEDDTSGLKAEEDENEYQEGRVWRVQAHAKNSISCMKVDPVNGSGLFSTAYDCSLRHLSFSTLQSTELFSFQDEDMLINHFDLSPSAQEAWMVDKNGGISHWDTRESKKESGRRRWVVQEEGRGAKLGGISVNPLMPHMICTAGNDQHVRIWDTRHLFSISSNAIPVASLPTPPPTATEEPSLAVDNTQPTLESDYHTVTSYLASPKGKHLMRAKWQHGKSCSSAYWDPWGRRILTTSYDDNLRIFTIDPASLVDLHLHDHSFKPTRVVRHNCQTGRWLTILRAQWSLNMDYMPHFTVGNMKRTLDVVSATGEKIVALWTDDVTAVPTVTASHPNIVDTVVGGNTSGRIQLWSSGDSV; encoded by the exons ATGGACGAGGAAACAGCATA CGAACTCGAGCGTCAAAGGACGATTGCCGAGAATCGCGCGCTTCTGGACTCTTTAGGTCTCGATCCGTTGAGCGCTTCGTCCCCGTTTGGTTCATCCCCGGCGCCCGTGTCCAACAAGACCAAACCAAAACCCAAGGCAGCGCCCAAGAAACGCAAAGCGCCTGTGATCGCTGCTGATGAAGGGCCAAGGCGACGATCAGGCCGGATTGCGGGGCTGGAAGCGGATGGGGATGCGCTAAAAGCtaaagtggaagaggaggagaaggagagggagattCTGAGGGTCGTCAacaggaaagagagggagaaagtCATGGATGTGGGGAAAATGGTTGAGGATACGCCAGAAGACGAGATCAAAGACATG GAAACATATCTCCAATCTATTGCCGAGCTATCGAATCCTCGAACTTACCCATCGGAAACGGTGTCCGCTCAAGAAGCTTATGCCGACTCTGATACCGTGCCCTCGGAAGTACAAAGACTCAAAGACGCTTTTAAAGATATGAGTCTGAAAGGCAACACCAAAGTGACCAGTGAACGAGTATTTAGCATGTGTGTTCACCCGGAGAAGACCAAGACACTTGTGTTGGTGGGTGACAAATACGGACAACTTGGAAT atgggatGCTTTGGGCCCGCCCATGGAGAAGCctgagaatgaagatgataccAGTGGGTTgaaagcagaagaggacgagaacGAGTATCAAGAAGGACGCGTATGGCGGGTACAGGCACATGCAAAGAACTCGATTTCTTGTATGAAGGTTGATCCTGTCAATGGATCTGGT CTTTTCTCTACTGCATATGACTGCTCCCTCCGacatctttccttttccactcTCCAATCTACCGAACTGTTTTCATTCCAGGATGAAGATATGCTCATCAACCATTTTGATCTTTCGCCTTCAGCACAAGAAGCGTGGATGGTGGATAAGAATGGTGGGATAAGCCATTGGGATACGAGGGAGAGTAAGAAAGAAAGTGGAAGGCGGAGATGGGTTGtgcaagaggaagggaggggTGCAAAGCTGGGTGGTATCAGTGTCAACC CATTGATGCCGCATATGATTTGCACGGCCGGTAACGACCAACATGTCCGAATATGGGATACCcgtcatctcttttccatctcgtCAAACGCTATCCCTGTCGCTTCCCTCCCCACCCCTCCACCAACCGCGACGGAAGAACCATCATTGGCGGTGGACAACACGCAACCGACGCTTGAATCCGATTATCATACTGTGACGTCGTACCTCGCTTCGCCAAAAGGCAAACATCTCATGCGCGCCAAATGGCAGCACGGTAAATCATGCAGCAGCGCGTACTGGGATCCATGGGGCCGACGTATACTCACAACAAGCTATGACGATAATCTCCGTATATTCACTATCGACCCTGCCTCCCTCGTcgatcttcatctccatgACCATAGTTTCAAGCCGACCAGGGTTGTGAGACATAATTGCCAAACGGGGAGATGGTTGACGATCCTAAGAGCGCAGTGGAGTTTGAATATGGATTACATGCCGCATTTTACGGTGGGGAATATGAAGAGGACGTTGGATGTGGTTTCCGCGACtggagaaaagattgtGGCGCTCTGGACGGATGA
- a CDS encoding histone H1/5 yields the protein MAPTKKTTTATKKTASHPPFLAMIQEAISSHPTDSKKGVSRVSIKKYLEDKYKLDMSAASNTSNLNGAIKRAVEKNELALPGGPSGRVKLVAAAKPKAAEKKPAVKKTAAAKPAEKKTTTKAAPKKAVSATKKATTVKPTAAKAKAAAPAKKTAAKSTATKKAAEKKAPAAKKAKAPAAKKAAAPKKAASKKA from the exons ATGGCCCCCACCAAGAAGACCACCACTGCTACCAAGAAAACTGCTTCCCACCCTCCTTTCTTGGCTATGATccag GAAGCAATCTCCAGTCACCCTACCGACTCCAAGAAGGGTGTTTCCCGAGTTTCCATCAAGAA GTACCTTGAGGACAAGTACAAGCTCGACATGAGCGCTGCCAGTAACACTTCCAACTTGAATGGTGCCATCAAGCGTGCTGTCGAGAAGAACGAGTTGGCTCTCCCTGGCGGTCCTTCCGGCCGTGTGAAGCTCGTTGCT GCCGCCAAGCCCAAGGCCGCTGAGAAGAAGCCCGCCGTTAAGAAGACTGCTGCCGCTAAACCcgctgagaagaagactaCCACCAAGGCCGCTCCCAAGAAGGCTGTTTCTGCCACTAAGAAGGCTACCACTGTTAAGCCTACTGCtgccaaggccaaggccGCTGCTCCTGCGAAGAAGACTGCGGCTAAGAGCACTGCTACCAAAAAGGCTGCTGAAAAGAAGGCTCCTGCtgcgaagaaggccaaAGCTCCTGCTG CCAAGAAGGCTGCCGCTCCCAAAAAGGCCGCTTCTAAGAAGGCTTAA
- a CDS encoding AGC/PKA protein kinase translates to MDPPHASPTPSSSSMPASGSASTCSSKLKKFKLDPMSMLLPHERPGYRGPPAAGRGMPPPHPQLQQQSQSGPRAYFAMLQGQQVQQDPAAQRFGTQMWTTASVGGQGGKRGESSGSQTTTQALVGSQYPAQGAPLSPPASLTSTPLSGSWEGSASQWSSTDGVVEGKPAPGQQSQHSRHHAQRMSQGKVRLEDWEIVETLGTGTFGRVLLVRQRPSYRPTPYHPIFPHLYRSRHPFSPSPSTTQKSDDQLPHFAMKVLRKSEIVRLKQVEHINSERIILERVRHPFIVELYATYQDQINVYMLLSYIPGGELFSHLRRAGRFSADVTRFYLASIVLAIEYLHSQNVIYRDLKPENLLLDRRGYLRIADFGFAKVVQDRTFTLCGTPEYLAPEIVLSQGHGKAVDWWALGILGFEMLAGYPPFFDDHPLGIYEKILRGDIAFPSHIDPYVKDLIRGLLTADRSKRLGNLRGGAKDVMGHPWFAGVDWKSLERKEIGAPIVPRVASMGDSQNFQRYPPPRPQDLPGVFGQKYNTSSDQYGELFADFSFPEGEGERGPAGRSTEVSSGSRDSRGN, encoded by the exons ATGGATCCACCTCACGCATCCCCTActccctcatcctcctcaatgCCTGCCTCAGGCAGCGCCTCGACGTGCTCAAGTAAGCTCAAAAAGTTCAAGCTCGATCCGATGTCGATGCTTTTACCCCACGAACGTCCAGGATACCGTGGCCCTCCTGCCGCTGGTCGGGGTATGCCTCCCCCACATCCTCAACTCCAACAGCAGTCCCAATCCGGTCCGCGGGCGTATTTTGCAATGTTGCAGGGCCAGCAGGTACAGCAGGATCCTGCGGCACAAAGGTTCGGGACGCAGATGTGGACAACGGCTAGTGTGGGAGGCCAGGGTGGGAAGCGTGGAGAAAGCAGTGGCAGTCAGACTACAA CCCAAGCTCTGGTTGGTTCGCAGTACCCAGCACAAGGTGCACCATTATCGCCTCCTGCGTCACTGACGTCGACGCCCCTGTCCGGGTCTTGGGAGGGTTCCGCCTCTCAGTGGAGCTCAACGGACGGTGTTGTCGAAGGCAAGCCTGCACCCGGACAACAGTCCCAGCATAGTCGGCATCACGCTCAGCGGATGAGTCAGGGCAAGGTGAGGTTGGAAGATTGGGAAATCGTCGAGACACTGGGTACTGGGACCTTCGGACGAGTTTTACTTGTTCGACAACGGCCTTCTTATCGACCGACGCCATATCACCCCATTTTTCCCCATCTCTATCGATCTCGCCATCCTTTCTCGCCGTCACCTTCCACAACGCAAAAATCCGATGATCAGCTCCCTCATTTCGCTATGAAAGTCCTCCGCAAGTCAGAAATTGTGAGATTGAAGCAAGTGGAACATATCAACTCCGAGCGAATTATCCTTGAGCGTGTACGACATCCATTTATCGTTGAACTTTATGCTACCTACCAGGACCAGATCAATGTCTATATGCTCTTGTCTTACATCCCAGGCGGCGAACTTTTCTCTCACCTTCGACGAGCCGGGCGGTTCTCCGCTGATGTCACCAGGTTCTATCTCGCGTCTATCGTCCTTGCCATTGAATACCTCCACTCGCAAAACGTTATCTACCGTGATCTCAAACCCGaaaatctccttctcgaccGTCGTGGCTACCTCCGTATCGCGGATTTTGGCTTTGCTAAAGTGGTACAAGACCGTACATTCACTTTATGTGGTACTCCGGAATATCTCGCTCCGGAGATCGTTCTCTCTCAAGGCCACGGCAAAGCTGTTGACTGGTGGGCTCTTGGAATCCTCGGTTTCGAGATGCTTGCTGGCTATCCCCCTTTTTTTGATGACCATCCTCTCGGTATCTATGAAAAGATCCTTCGCGGAGATATCGCGTTCCCTTCACATATCGATCCTTATGTCAAAGATCTCATTAGGGGACTTTTGACAGCGGATCGAAGTAAGAGGCTGGGCAACCTGAGAGGCGGGGCAAAGGATGTGATGGGACATCCGTGGTTTGCGGGCGTGGACTGGAAGAGCTtagagaggaaggaaattggAGCTCCAATCGTCCCTCGTGTAGCTAGCATGG GTGACTCGCAGAATTTCCAGCGATATCCACCTCCCCGACCGCAAGACCTTCCGGGTGTATTCGGCCAAAAGTATAATACATCGAGCGATCAATATGGCGAGCTATTTGCGGACTTTAGTTTCCCTGAGGGAGAGGGCGAAAGGGGGCCTGCGGGTAGATCTACTGAGGTCTCGAGTGGGAGCAGAGATAGCAGAGGTAATTGA
- a CDS encoding holo-acyl-carrier protein synthase — translation MLSGLGIDILSLTRFRDFVIRRGAEKVAKRICTPGELRRFDKLARDSVTRPLGPESVHSSKTQLEDKASVLGTEDILDRQVRFLSSRWCIKEAAYKSLSPLLPRAPSFKTFELVHSSTGQPRLDIITEAKDKYVLLSSLSHDAGVVVGVVIAMDKTFNLLRKDGVDIPY, via the exons ATGCTCTCAGGACTCGGCATAGATATCCTATCCCTCACCCGTTTTCGGGACTTTGTCATTCGCAGAGGCGCAGAAAAAGTGGCAAAACGGATATGTACGCCTGGCGAACTCAGGCGGTTCGACAAGCTTGCTCGGGATAGTGTAACAAGGCCGCTTGGGCCTGAATCTGTCCATAGTAGTAAAACTCAACTGGAGGACAAGGCTTCGGTGCTGGGGACCGAAGATATTTTGGATAGACAGGTCCGGTTCTTATCTTCTCG ATGGTGCATCAAAGAAGCAGCTTACAAATCTCTCTcaccccttctccctcgGGCCCCGTCTTTCAAGACATTTGAGCTTGTGCACTCTTCAACAGGCCAGCCGAGATTAGATATCATCACTGAAGCAAAAGACAAGTATGTGCTGTTGTCAAGCTTATCGCATGATGCCGGTGTGGTTGTTGGAGTCGTTATCGCCATGGACAAAACTTTTAATTTGCTCCGGAAAGACGGTGTGGATATTCCTTATTGA
- a CDS encoding smad nuclear-interacting protein 1 — MPGPSDSRRRDDSRSPRRDRDSSSYHRRRSPNRPNSGRPSKPQDIGWGDSNKVGEREKDARYDRGSDRDDRGSYRSSSRRDREGSYGEKERVSERAKDRKRYDDDVKKEGPDQPLVEPEKPNFSNSGLLAKETNTVKGVVVKYNEPAEARKPTKNWRLYVFKGTEQIDLIHIYRQSCYLIGRDEVVTDIPIAHPSCSKQHAAIQYRQMTERNEYGDVATTIKPFIIDLESTNGTFVNDIEVPKSRYYELRASDVIKFGTSSREYVLLHEDVSS, encoded by the exons ATGCCAGGACCTTCAGACAGCAGACGGCGAGATGACTCTCGCTCCCCACGACGCGACCGCGACAGCTCAAGCTACCACCGCCGTCGTTCTCCTAACCGACCAAATTCAGGCAGGCCATCCAAACCACAAGACATTGGATGGGGCGATAGCAATAAGGTCGGGGAACGGGAAAAGGATGCACGATATGACCGTGGTAGTGATAGGGATGACCGCGGGTCGTATAGAAGCTCGAGTCGAAGAGATAGGGAAGGATCCTAtggtgagaaggagagggttAGTGAGAGAGCTAAGGATAGGAAGAGgtatgacgatgatgtcAAGAAAGAG GGTCCCGATCAGCCACTTGTAGAACCAGAGAAACCAAACTTTAGTAATTCTGGTCTCCTGGCCAAAGAGACCAATACTGTCAAGGGAGTCGTCGTCAAGTACAACGAACCGGCCGAGGCTAGGAAGCCAACCAAGAACTGGAGATTATATGTATTCAAGGGGACCGAGCAGATAG ATTTGATTCACATTTATCGACAATCGTGCTATCTCATTGGGCGTGATGAAGTT GTCACCGACATCCCCATCGCCCATCCATCCTGTTCAAAACAACACGCGGCTATCCAATACCGTCAGATGACCGAACGAAACGAGTACGGCGATGTGGCTACAACCATTAA ACCATTCATAATCGACCTGGAGTCGACAAATGGGACTTTTGTGAATGACATTGAAGTTCCCAAGTCAAGATATTACGAATTAAGAGCCAGCGACG TCATCAAGTTTGGTACATCCTCGCGTGAATATGTCCTTCTCCATGAAGATGTCTCAAGCTAG